Proteins from one Cervus canadensis isolate Bull #8, Minnesota chromosome 25, ASM1932006v1, whole genome shotgun sequence genomic window:
- the NR4A1 gene encoding nuclear receptor subfamily 4 group A member 1, which produces MPCIQAQYGTPAPSPGPRDHLAGDLLTPELSKPIMDLASPEAAPAVPTALPSFSTFMDGYTGEFDTFLYQLPGTAQPCSSASSSASSTSSSSATSPASASFKFEDFQVYGCYPGTLSGPLDETLSSSGSDYYGSPCSAPSPSTPSFQPPQLSPWDGSFGPFSPSQTYEGLRAWTEQLPKASGPPQPPAFFSFSPPPGPSPSLAPSPLKLFPSQAAHQLGEGESYSMPTAFPGLVPTSPHLDGSGRLDAPVTSAKARSGAPGGSEGRCAVCGDNASCQHYGVRTCEGCKGFFKRTVQKNAKYICLANKDCPVDKRRRNRCQFCRFQKCLAVGMVKEVVRTDSLKGRRGRLPSKPKQPPETSPAHLLTSLVRAHLDSGPSTSKLDYSKFQELALPHFGKEDAGDVQQFYDLLSGSLEVIRKWAEKIPGFAELSPGDQDLLLESAFLELFILRLAYRSKPAEGKLIFCSGLVLHRLQCARGFGDWIDSILAFSRSLHSLVVDIPAFACLSALVLITDRHGLQEPRRVEELQNRIASCLKEHVSAEAGEPQPASCLSRLLGKLPELRTLCTQGLQRIFYLKLEDLVPPPPIVDKIFMDTLPF; this is translated from the exons ATGCCCTGTATCCAAGCCCAGTATGGGACACCAGCACCAAGCCCAGGACCCCGTGACCACCTGGCCGGCGACCTCCTGACCCCCGAGCTCAGCAAGCCCATCATGGACCTGGCCAGCCCCGAGGCGGCCCCCGCTGTCCCTACCGCCTTGCCCAGCTTCAGCACCTTCATGGACGGCTACACAGGGGAGTTTGACACCTTTCTCTACCAACTGCCGGGCACGGCCCAGCCATGCTCCTCGGCCTCCTCCTCGGCGTCCTCCACGTCCTCATCGTCAGCCACCTCCCCAGCCTCTGCTTCCTTCAAGTTCGAGGACTTCCAGGTGTACGGCTGCTACCCTGGCACGCTGAGTGGCCCTCTGGACGAGACCCTGTCCTCCAGCGGCTCTGACTACTATGGCAGTCCCTGCTCAGCACCGTCACCATCCACGCCCAGCTTCCAGCCACCCCAGCTCTCTCCCTGGGATGGCTCCTTCGGCCCCTTCTCGCCCAGTCAGACTTATGAAGGCCTGCGGGCATGGACAGAGCAGCTGCCCAAGGCTTCTGGGCCCCCCCAGCCGCCGGCCTTCTTTTCCTTCAGCCCTCCCCCCGGCCCCAGTCCCAGCCTGGCCCCAAGCCCCCTGAAGCTGTTCCCCTCACAGGCCGCCCAccagctgggggagggagagagctaTTCCATGCCAACAGCGTTCCCAGGCCTGGTGCCCACTTCTCCCCACCTTGATGGCTCGGGGAGGCTCGACGCGCCCGTGACCTCTGCCAAGGCCAGGAGTGGGGCTCCGGGTGGAAGCGAGGGCCGATGTGCTGTGTGTGGGGACAATGCTTCCTGCCAGCATTATGGTGTCCGCACCTGTGAGGGCTGCAAAGGCTTCTTCAAG cgcACAGTGCAGAAAAATGCCAAGTACATCTGCCTGGCTAACAAGGACTGCCCTGTGGACAAGAGGCGGCGAAACCGCTGCCAGTTCTGCCGCTTCCAGAAGTGCCTGGCCGTGGGCATGGTGAAGGAAG TTGTCCGGACAGACAGCCTGAAAGGACGGCGGGGTCGGCTCCCTTCAAAGCCCAAGCAGCCCCCAGAAACCTCCCCAGCCCACCTACTCACCTCCCTGGTCCGGGCGCACCTGGACTCGGGGCCCAGCACTTCTAAACTGGACTACTCCAAG TTCCAGGAGCTGGCGCTGCCCCACTTCGGGAAAGAGGATGCTGGGGATGTGCAGCAGTTCTACGACCTGCTCTCGGGTTCCCTGGAGGTGATCCGCAAGTGGGCCGAGAAGATCCCCGGCTTTGCCGAACTGTCTCCTGGAGACCAGGACCTGCTGCTGGAGTCTGCCTTTCTGGAGCTCTTTATTCTCCGTCTGGCCTACCG GTCTAAACCAGCCGAGGGGAAGCTCATCTTCTGCTCAGGCCTGGTGCTGCACCGCCTGCAGTGCGCCCGTGGCTTCGGGGACTGGATCGACAGCATCCTGGCCTTCTCTCGCTCCCTACACAGCTTGGTGGTCGACATCCCCGCCTTCGCCTGCCTCTCTGCGCTTGTCCTCATCACAG ACCGGCACGGGCTGCAGGAGCCTCGCCGGGTAGAGGAGCTGCAGAACCGCATCGCCAGCTGCCTGAAGGAGCACGTCTCGGCCGAGGCGGGCGAGCCCCAGCCGGCCAGCTGCCTGTCGCGTCTGCTGGGCAAGCTGCCCGAGCTGCGGACCCTGTGCACCCAGGGCTTGCAGCGCATCTTCTACCTCAAGCTGGAGGACCTGGTGCCCCCTCCACCCATCGTCGACAAGATCTTTATGGACACGCTGCCCTTCTGA